The Metopolophium dirhodum isolate CAU chromosome 4, ASM1992520v1, whole genome shotgun sequence DNA window cgACAAATGACCATTTATATACCATTtaacaatatcataatttcaattcatttattatttgcatagttttctttaaaataatatcgataCACTTACCACAGACTTCATCTACAAGAGTCAACAAATCTGAATTTTCGAAATCCGGCACGTCTCTGCTTTTCTGGTCGCCACCGTCCATCCACGGTTCCATTATTGTTTCTACGTCTGGCATTTTTCTGTTGACgggcaaaatattaataaattactgtgCACTGTGCAgtaggtgtattataatataatacataaacacaaATTCTGtcaattatttttcgtatagagtataatattatacttatatcagCACTTGCTTGGAATAAAAAAATGCGGACGTCTTTCCGCGGTTCAATTCATTTATGTCGCGTATCCACTGTTCGATGACTTTTGGATTTTTTTCGGCGCTTTCCAATTTTTTCACCACCTTTAACAAACCCCCAAGTGttatcctatattattattataattatagaatatcaATGATTTCATTATCTCACAGCCTGCAACCTACGCGTTATAatcactataattttatattcgtttaatatACCGATTACGGAGTGATGATACAttcaactatacataatacGACTACGCTAATTTTCCAAGTCGATTCTTgtgttgttgaaaaaaaatgtttacatacaGTTAGTAGCAACATGAAAATATTCTCCGGTTGTCATTTGCGCATCACTATACCTATTgtcagttttacattttttgtaagacAGTATCGCATGGTTCGATTTTTGGGTTACACAACTGGGTTATACATAATTTGCGCATCGACCGTTTAAAAGGTCGTACATCATTTGTgcatcaatattaattaacaataaaacggAAAAAAAGTGTATAACAAAAATCGAAGGTTGTTTTCTACATTTCTAGTGGTTCATCATTTACGACGGGTTCCTGAACGTCAAAAactagaatataaattaaataaaactttactaataaaaaaaaaaattaaaaaatgtcatgaCTGAtgagttttgtcaaaatttgaactttaaatgcttatttaacaaaaacttattactaggtatgtattttagattctgagtggaacgatgaatgtattgattttacaatgttgtatgtttttttttattttagattctgagtgaaacgatgaatgtattgattttacaatgatgtgtgtttttttttttatttttttattttttttttttatttttgtgtctgtgtacacgataagtagtcgaaataatgcttcgattttcgacttcagtatcttgttcgatgggaaagtgaatatcgttggtgcattggggaggtcaaaattttaatttcccagtagttttcaaaagcgatgtgaaaaacaaaagaaaaattaaggaaaaacgggaatttttacgcaaaatcgatttttaacaaaatcgattttggttattggtgtaactctaaaacaaatgaccgtagatgcatgaaattttcactggttgtttatatttgcattttctatacacaatacaattttgaaaataatttgactttttttgaactgtttacggacattgtcagttttcagtttttttaaattttttttctataaatatcaataaaattttatttgttgggtaaaaaagcttgaaaatttaatagaaggctcctaggttattgtttcaaaggcagatgaaaaaaattaaaaatccttagtcacagtttttttttatacacgtttaaagttcaaatcttgaaaaaatacggaaaaatcacgaaaatttgcaaattattttgagttagaaattcataaaaaattttctttttaaatctaagattttaaaatctaatacaagattcctcataagtttgtctaactttatcaaaaaaaaaatttctacaagaaagtcaaattaaatttttatgagcgttttaaattcatatttttacaacattagatattcactcgatttctcatgtaccgatttccttattttcttgtaattcaaaaacgaataactgtagatacatgaaaatttcactgaatgtttatattagcatttcctatacaccatacaattttgaaaatattttgacactttttgagctgtttacgggcattttcagttttcaatttttttagtttttttttctataaatatcaataaagttttatctgttgggccaaaaagtgtaaaaatttaatacaagatcctgatatatttttacaatagcagttgaaaaatattgaaaatacataggcacagtttttttttataagcatttaaagatcaaatttggacagaatttatcaaatttataatttaataattattttgtagttaaaaatttataaaattttcaacttttatagctaaggattgaaaattgaaaacaaggctccacgtaaataggttatttataaattactttattcacaataatatcatcaaatatacttggtaatatcataggctgactgaccgttttcgctcagaatcgtttttcttatacaatgatattatatcattgaattcaaatttaacaccatccattacagtgacccacttgtaacctactgtacagcagagcgacatccacttatccaccttttttttttttttttatttttgtgtctgtcatcactttttaggacagtaaaaatgcttagattttcttcaacagtatcttttctgaaaggaaagtgaatctagttggtattttgggggtcaaaagtaaaaatttcccagaagttttcaatgcaccgtgaaaaacaaaagaaaaattaaggaaaaacaggaatttctacgcaaaatctgttttcgagaaaatcgattttggtttttggtgcaactcttaaacaaatgaccgtagatacgtgaaattttgactgaatgtttatattagcattttctatacatcctaacattttccaaatattttgacttattttgagctgtttacagacattatcagtttccattttttttagtttttttttctataaatatcaataaaatttcatttgtttgttaaaaaaagcttgaaaatttaatagaaggctcctagttcaATAAgattcaaaggcagatgaaaaaaatttaaaacccattgtcacaattttttttttataagtatttaaagtttaaatattgacaaaatacgtaataatgacgaaaatttgaaaattattttgagttagaaatttataaaaaattttctttttaaatctaagattttaaaatgtaatacaagatttctcataaggtTTTCTAcccttaacaaaaaaaaaatgtatagtagaaagtcaaattaaatttttatgagcgtttgaaattcatatttttacaacatttgatattcactcgatttctcatgtaacgattttcttattttgttgcaattaaaaaacgtatgactgtagatacttaaaatttttactgaatgtttatattagcattttttatacacagtaaaattttgaaaataatttgattctttttgagctgttagcggacattatcagttttcaatttttttagttttttttttctataaatatcaataaaattttatttgttgggtaaaaaagcatgaaaacttaatgcaaggctcctgatatattgttacaatagcagttgaaaaatattgtaaatataaatgcagacataatttttttttataagcatttaaagttcaaattttgacaaaatttatcaaatttaaaatttaataattattttgtagttaaacatttataaaatgttcaacttttatagctaaggattgaaaattgaaaacaaggttctatgttaatagataaatatataaattactttattaacaataatatcatcaaatatacttagtaacacGAACTACTACACAGTAGTTCGTGCTTACtgcttagtaatatcataggctgactgaccgttttcactaagaatcgtttttattgtacaatgatatatcattgaactcaaatttaacaccattcattacagtgacccacttgtaacctactgtacagcaaaacgacattcacttacccacctttttaaacttaaaaatcttatattatgcattaatcattatctatattatattatattatgtatgtacatttaatataattatttctacaatttaattgaatgaatgcaatttatttttaattgcttgtatttatttgttacattgatatatttgatatacgagaatcattgaattttcaataaaaaataattttttataccctTCTATTGTTCAGCCTGTTGATGTGCATATGATGTACAATAATTTAGTGCAGGTAAATATACGATGAGCAAATGATATACAgccgaaaatttaaaataaaccaaaatgcttcgattttaacgtatagtatcttatcttttagaaaactGGATCAGGATGGTCTCTTTAAAGAGGTCacttttcgattttctcaataattttaacGCCACGAGAAAAATCACCAAAATATCCTATTGCTAAATACTTTGTTTTTAACGCTTTgtgtatcaccatagaaacgaataaaattttaaaataaccgctaaaaaatgaaaatgtatgagTTTATATTTGTTCAATTTACTATtgaacataaacataatttatgaatctagtttcaaattatataatactatttattaaacatactaatatctatgtataatgtatatacatataaatattgctacatatataattactaaGTGTTACACTGATCctcagctcagaatcgttttttttatcgaatgcaatcattgtattcaaatcgaatactgtaataatacactatcctgtccgaggacAGAACGGCCGGTTATGGACAAACTTCCAACACCGCTGACACACTCCATCCCCCTGCACTTCCCGCTTTTTCAAAAATGGATGTATAGTCagtttaacctaacctatcctCAACACTTAATTGTacccatatacatatatttcataatattatggtatattgcAGCGTTAATAGTTTTTGCTCACCAGCGACTTGGACGACGACGAACACGACGCCCGAAGCTGTAAGTTGAGCAGACACGGGTCGCTTTGGTTTAGACATGGCTCGTCCAAGTACTCCAGACCTAGGCCCACCTGTATGGAAGGATCGGGTGCAATCACTTTGATAAACGCATCGGCGTCACCGACGGCAGGCAAGTAATCCGGTATGAACGGCTGCAACCTGAACTCGAGTTTCGCCTTCTGGGGGTAGTACCTGCAAACGGACAAGTCTacgtgcatattatactatatacccaATGTATGATATATCCAACACGGTGATGATTGTCTTACCGAGTTTTTCCTcgacaacaataatatgtttgaataatgtaggtaaatatttgtaatttgacttttaaaatattcacataaaTTAGATCTACGAATTGGGAGTCTTAGCTAATTTGATACTTCGAGTTTAAGAATCCAaaagttttaaacataaaattgtataattattatagttcccTAATAACGTTCTAAAAATCATTGAAATTGAAGAAAGAATCATTTTCTAAAATCTTGCTtcgacaaaatattaataaaaaaaaaaagtaatcggCGAGAATAAACATGTCGAGACACTCGTCATACAATATTGGAGttaaacataaatgtataatagagtgggttataaaaattataaaagtgggTTGATTGATCTCAAATAAACTTAttaagaattaaattttttatcgatACGATGGACACGGGTCTATTAAAAAACAGGTGGCATCGAATTATCTTAAATACATATACACCTTATAGCCACATAGATACtatttcttacataatattaagatggTATACTTACATTGATATGTATTTGAACACGTCTTTAATATCTTGGGATAAGTGAAGAAGATCGACGTCTTTATTGTAATCCCTACCAAATATgcagtataaattaatttcatatattaaaaaatatttagtatttaccgtatttaattcaaattatacattttataaggtTTTGTTTTACAAGACAAAGGCAACACAATGATTTGGAACATCTATATTGATTCCGAACATGTTTAAAGCATATTTCTATTTGCAAGGATCTCctgaaatttgtatttaattttttctcgaTATTCTACGATATTCTCtcgtattatagtaaattataatatgagttttgtgaacatttttcaatttgatttaAACAGTTTGTATAATAgactataatgaataaaaaattattaaaaaaaatcacaatagtaagatgttttaataaaatgaacatgaattataatttttttttacaaacgaaatcaatacaatattgttggaaataaacaacaataagtGTCTCTGGTTAGGTAATTCTTCATATACccacatagtattatatttttgtattataaccaTTGACACATGATTTACatgaaaatttgtattttcttaGGAATTTTTCCcttcaaattaattatgtaatatgatgATTGAATCTATAAAAAGCCGACATGTTGGAATTTTTATGTACCTTGTTAGTACTAgagttataaacaaatattgcaaaatggaataaaaaaaatgaataatttttttgataatattaatttgtgacAGGtgtgctattatattataataatttattaagtattgtactcgaatttatttaaataatatagataactaaCGTGAGGATTAAAGCAGTAATTATGATATGTTGGCAtacgatataggtacataaatagtTGTTGTGAAATCATCAAATTATTCACCACACTAGAAAATGTAATGCATTATTCATTAAATGCGTTCCGTGCAGCTGTCGATGTGATTATGAACGAGGCCCGCTAATTGGGTCTTAGGACCTGAGACGTTTaccaataaatgaaaaaaaaaaaaacacaaaaaaattcaCTTAAATCACTTAAATAcgatatttaagtaaaatgtttaatgagTGTGTTCATGAACACcatacgatattttatatttatatacaataatatataatatgtataatgtatataatatagtgtaatatacattatattatattattatctgacaTATTGACATTATATTCCTTCAGAAATTGAAAAACGTGTTAAATGATATGTGTTGCGTAATTGTTGAACAATgttttatagaagaaaaaacaATCACGATTATTTCGCTCGaatcagaatattattaaaatttaatgtatttgataaaaaaaattcatctcATGGGAGTTTACCTCTGAGCTTCGTGCACGTCAAAACTGTCTGGATCTTCTTTCACGGCCGCATCCATTTCTTCGTAATCCACGGCTCTGAGTCTGGACCTGGACCTTCGACCTGAACCACTGGACATCTATttgaatataacatattatgttatattatttaattgcataTATTAATGAGATTAttcttaaacattaataatattattctacaggGTGGGGTAGGTTAGGAAACGGGCAATttctaaatatgtaatataataatcgccCATTTCACTGTCCCGTCCTGTATATATTCTTCAAAGTTCAAACCGTTCACTTAACATATTCGCAAAAGCATTATTATAACCAGCGTTAATGGGAaggaaataaacattttatcataaaagagcaaatacgtaaatatatattatgtatttataatgattgataatttgttttgagtttaatcaattacaatttacaaagtaatattattaaacaatacattcaaaaataataatatgtagtcaaTAGCGTTattaccaccataataataatattaaacattttttacaattattcttAGCTTCGTCATAATCTAAATCTAATTAATTTAGAACACCATCTGGATCTACCTAATATGGTAATGGCGGTGATTGCCCGGATTAATAATAAACGAtctgacaataataaataaaactcggAGGAGAAAATAACTTGAAAAGTTATAGTCAAATATTTCTAGGAATTTGATAGTTCTATACAAgatactacaatattactatttttcaaTGATACTATacgtaattaaaattgtaccaAAAATaacattgagtataatatattggtatataatatatagaattgtatattatactcaatgaaaataataatgatttatttgttttgatatcttatataactttttttttttttttgaaaatttacaatctgtattgaCACAAACACAATAAGTAAATGACGTAATATGtacaacaaaacaatataataaaatgatagaATGGCATGATAGGGGCGACCATCCAATGATAGAGAACCCTTCatacttaaattaaacataatttattgattttttttttaattaaatttttttttattatatatcataaaagaTCACGACACCAGCGCCTTTTACGGCGACGATGGGGTTGTCAGGTAGTGTAAGACGTGTGGAAAGGTGGGATATAAGAAGATTTTGGTGTTGCTGTAATTTTTTgtgaaattgaatataatattgtttggttAGTTGatcaattttatatacctaaaatcTAATATCACAACAACAAATGCAAGGTGAACTCTTGCTCTGGATAGAATcactataacaaaatattataatatttttagattaccAAAATTTTTCGTTGCTTGGCACTGGGCGTCCTCAGATCTCTACTGCTGTCGTTGTCGATGCTACTATCAGACGACTCACTGTCGACATCCTCGGCATCCTTTACGTCAATCTCTTCGTCGTACATTGTATGTATTTCACAACGATTCGGACGCAAATATAATGCGCTATGACGCGTAGGTGTTACGACTGAGAGTTAATATTACAGATATAAATATGACGTATCGACGTTGTCTTCCGCCAAAAGGCCATAATATTACACGcacagtatacattttatacgcaTTTTATACCCGATGACTACTGTTTTGGTTACCGGTGACCGGTGTTGCCGTTGGTAACTGCATTTAGGTACCAGCTGCTGCTGTTCTACACTTACGCTGCAGTGGTCGACGattgattttcttttttaaaccgCCGCAAGCATCGCCAAAGCGCtctacgatatattatatacaacaggtactttacaatatattatatacgatatagtGCAATATActgataataggtacatattttatgcataatatcAGTGTCATATCGACAAGTTATACCTACATatgcacacatattattaaatcagCGGTGATGGATTGAGCCTTTTTAACGAAAAGGTAACGTGTGGGTATTTTCCCTACAACTACCTACATccagataataatatgcaatttcgCAATAACTTTTGACTGCCTAATGTAGCATCGATATCGTTTTGAATGTAAAtcctatgaatataatattatccaaatcTGTAGAACCATGTGAGAACctaactatgtataatttattagcttaaaaatagttattatttccAGTCACTGTATTATATcactatattaatatcatttatgTTGTTATATTAGATTCGACACCAACGTTCAATGCGCTGATTGCAAGTCTAAAACGGATTTTCTCCGAAAAACTTATCGTAGTTATCTGTACCGCACTGGTGAATCGAAAAAACGTATTGTCAAACTATCGTACACATCCGGAAAAAATACGAACGTACAGATTATATTCGGTTTGTAGGGAAATGGGATTAaggaaataaaatgtataatatccaaTGTTTAAAGTGGCGTCGATACGAGAGAAAGTCATAATAACGTTTTTAATATCGTTTTACAGTTAATAACTTATCGTGGATTATATAAACTAGCcactaaattataaactatcaaacaaatccaaaaatatataaaataatttaaattgaatacacGTCATGGAAAATTAACTACACCGAAACAggatcaatatattattgtatgatttatattatattatattatttatatatgaattGAATgtgacaaattattttaaaggtaGTGACAACAACTTCACATTATTAACCTTATATAAcgaaatcaaataattattataatttataacaatacattaatatttttaagattaattatttataatacggtTGTATGCTGTTgtgtgttattaatttattgagtttagcGAAACATTTTACAGGAACACAAAACACACGATACACATAGCACATATGTATATTtagtagtaaaattataatactggcggggcaaaataaaaacttattaaaagcccctgcaaaccctattaatttttcatcaaaacgatcttagcgactgacaaaaattaaagtacttctagtggttcgatttaaaaaatgtaaagatgttaaAATTGGTCAACAAGtctactttgcatcggtcggagcatattttttatattttagatattttttaatatatttaatattaaaaatgtataaattcattaaatgtaaaacatttattcTCGTCAAGAATTTGCTGAAATTGAAAAAGTGctccgaccgatgcaaagtaaacttgtttacctacacaaacatctttacattttttaatcgaaCCACTAGAAGTACCTTCATTTTTGTCAGTGCGACGGCTATTTCATGTCCAATAATTGGTTTTCTAATGATTTTAAATGACTTGTGCATGTTTGTGCGTGCGACCATAAACCAGATATGAAATAACAATGAAGTGTTAATTAATGTGGGTCGCAGGTGATGTTAGGGGAGTAACACCACATCAATTACTACACACACAAAGACGATCAGTAATCGCAGTAACGAAATAATTGCCTaaacacaactccttaaaaatggCACATTTGTAGGGgccttaataaaaatattatgtacggtGCTATGCTATTTGTGTTGCATTCTGTTTGATAAAAGGATAATATTAGTTGataaaaaactgataaaatactaaattactaaattacttctttattttaaaataaaaatatatacggtaagtattttaatattttattgtttataatttatataaaaataatagttacattatattattttaataatttaatgtaaattgtagcattgataatttattacaatatagtattaCAATTAGAATGCATGTTTGGTTGAAATTGTACTCCTTAAAATTGTTAATGTccagaaatacaatttattactaaGCAACAGAAATGGAGTgctatatttttgataaaacacACAACCATTCAACTCAttatgaattcaaacataagtgaataataagataataattgaAACAACAAAATAGTACAAGAATTATCGTTTATtatcaatactattatatttacaaccaatggtactgtatataataaaatgtttgtacacgttttatcatttttattatttcatgttCGGTTTAAAACGTATGGAATGGCCAAAAACACAAAGATAATCGTTGAAATCGGACAAAAAGTGCacgttaaaaaatgttttattatatcaataaataacacGAGAgcgatatgttttatattataacttaaaaactaaaaagtaataatacaaaatctaCAATGCAAATACTTCGATGGTTTGAGGGTGTTATTTGatgtcaacaaattatttttaaatttcaaggtGTTGTGGTTACTCGAATAATTGAATACGTGAATACTAATGTTCTATTGAGTTACACAGACAGTCgccttgtaaaatataatattgtcatagtaCTTTCCTAGACATGATGAATTGCCTATACAATTCtccttaaaaatttataaactggAACCACCAATGATTCATTCATTTTGAGTGccgtaaatgttttaaaatacaatataaattcattttataatgttaaaattgatatgacaaacttaaaaaaaaaaaataatgtattttaatgctCGCTGCgattgtatttactatattttattatttgaaaatttaatagtaaatgataatattatatagaatcaGGGCTTGGaacctttataattttttcggtttcggttccAATTAGGGTCttcttcataaaaataaaaattaggtacCAGTTTCGGTTCTGGTATCGGTAAAAACCGGTATTtagaggtattttttttttcaaaaagtaaaaaaaaaccaagtataAACTTCAaacatatattatctaaaatgataaaataaaattatagaagcCTTATGAGGTTAAAGGACATACTAAgtttactataatt harbors:
- the LOC132943159 gene encoding intraflagellar transport protein 46 homolog, which codes for MYDEEIDVKDAEDVDSESSDSSIDNDSSRDLRTPSAKQRKILMSSGSGRRSRSRLRAVDYEEMDAAVKEDPDSFDVHEAQRDYNKDVDLLHLSQDIKDVFKYISMYYPQKAKLEFRLQPFIPDYLPAVGDADAFIKVIAPDPSIQVGLGLEYLDEPCLNQSDPCLLNLQLRASCSSSSKSLVVKKLESAEKNPKVIEQWIRDINELNRGKTSAFFYSKKMPDVETIMEPWMDGGDQKSRDVPDFENSDLLTLVDEVCDYFGIPKTDTKVESLHLLFSVYVAIKNSRAQNTTVIATDNSS